The Terriglobus roseus region CAGAGTTCCACGGCACTGTTATGTTGCAACTGAAGCCGCTCAGCAATATACGCAACGGTGACAAGCGTATCTGCAGGTGCACCGGCGACCTGTAACAAAAGCTGATGTTGTTGTGGAAGAAGTCCCGCCTTCTCTGCCGCCAGTTCACTGTAATGAAGAAAGCGGCGCAGATCCGCACGAAAGGCTGCCAGCACGACCGTCAGTTGCCTATCTGTCGAAGTCGACTTCACACATATATCGTAACACGATATATGTGTGAAGTCGAGGCTCCGGCTTTCTAGAACCAGCGACGCATGCGAAAAAACGCCAGGGGAAGCACCACGGACAACAGCATTAAGCCCAAGGCGTACGGATAGCCATGGACCCAGTGCAATTCCGGCATGTGCTCGAAGTTCATTCCATAAATGGAGCCAATCAGCGTGGGCGGAAGGAAAATAACCGCGGCTACGCTAAGCGTCTTCATAATCGCGTTCTGTTGAATCGAGATAAGGCCGATATTGGAATCAAGCAGGAATTGAATCTGTGTCTGAAGAAAGTTGTCGTGTTCTAACAGCGACTGCACATCCAACGTGAGCGTTTTCAGCCTCGTGTCGAGAGCAGCATAATTTTCAATCTCAAGCTTCAAGAATGGGAGAGCACGGCCAATACTATGGAGGCTTTGACGTACGCGCGCCGCGAGTTCACCCGCATTGCCGATGCGCGTCAATACCTGACTTAAATCCTTTGCTGCGATGCTTTCCATGGACGTGGAGGTATCGCGCGAAAATATCTCAAGCGAGATGGGATCCAGTGCATCACCTATCTCTTCCAGTATGTCGGCGTTGCGGTCAACGATGGTCTCCAGCAAACAGAGCAGCAGCGACTGTGAAGACGGAAAGGCTTGTTCCGGCTTGTGTGTACGTGCAAGAAACTGGGAAAAGGATTTTGGTTCTGAGTAACGCAGCGTGATGAATTGTTGCCGCACCAGGACCAGCGTGAAGCTTGTCAGTCCGGGCTCTCCCCTGCTTCCCCGCTCCACCGCACGCACGGTGATATACGTGGCATTTCCTTCGTGGTAAAGCGCGCTGCTGCTCTCCACTTCACGCATTTCTTCCCGCGTTGGAATGGTGATACTTAGTTCCGCTTCAACGCGTTGTTCTTCTTCGGAGGAGGGCGCATACAAATCGATCCATGCAGCGTCTTTCAGATCGCCTTCTGCACCAACTTCCAACTGCCCGCCGCGGTCATAGTATGTCGTTAACATTCTGAGGAGGAAGCAGCCTTTCTCTCGGTAAATCGAAATGGATTGAAAGA contains the following coding sequences:
- a CDS encoding magnesium transporter CorA family protein gives rise to the protein MLTTYYDRGGQLEVGAEGDLKDAAWIDLYAPSSEEEQRVEAELSITIPTREEMREVESSSALYHEGNATYITVRAVERGSRGEPGLTSFTLVLVRQQFITLRYSEPKSFSQFLARTHKPEQAFPSSQSLLLCLLETIVDRNADILEEIGDALDPISLEIFSRDTSTSMESIAAKDLSQVLTRIGNAGELAARVRQSLHSIGRALPFLKLEIENYAALDTRLKTLTLDVQSLLEHDNFLQTQIQFLLDSNIGLISIQQNAIMKTLSVAAVIFLPPTLIGSIYGMNFEHMPELHWVHGYPYALGLMLLSVVLPLAFFRMRRWF